The nucleotide window tatagtattacttataaatgcaccagtatgactttgatcttcatcatatttaaaagcaataatacgtttttgcatacaaaaattatcatctatccaatgacatgtaacagtcaaataatcatttccattcacaccacgaccaatatcagaagtaagagaaacttTACAAGGAAGACTTGTGaacaaataacgtatatatgtctgatattgtccaaaaagcctaaagatattagctctacaagtacttctaggaatatcTTTAAACATAGGGTTAtaattctttgaatataagtaacaagatacggtgaagaagcaaaactaaaaggtaaacaacctaaaacaatcattttagctaattcttcccgatctttcttaATATCGTATTTCCCAAATAACCCACCAGTACTCGGGTTAAGTCTTTGTTGCCTAGACAACTCATCTACTCCCCATTCAAGAGGGCGTTTCTCTTCCATAtgcctacgaagttgacccgtTCCCTCTCCTTTACCGGGCTCATGTTTATAATGTTCACTACAAATTTtacattttacatattttttttgatCTTTTAGTCTTTCAAAAAACATCCAACACTTACTTTTTAATCGtcgattcttcttaatagggagAGGAGGCCTACTTGTTGCACCTGCACCCCTAAcattttgagtttgactagcattaccaggtGTAGGTGGTGGTGATTCAAGATTAACGggtgattgaatatcatctaacaaagcatctaaatcatcatctacaccataattttcttgcattcgctcataatctacatttaaattttcaggtgaactttcagaaatatgtgtaaagctactagaagaaccaacACCACCTCTTGTTCTTTTTGAAGTTTTATTACTACCACCTCTAGTGCACGCTTTTTTGGCCGCACTAAGTAAATCCATtatataaattaaagtaagaaattaaagtaagaaattaaattaagaaattaaattaagaaatacaagtaagaaattaaattaagaaactaaattaagaaactaattaataaaataagtgtacaccaaataagagaaagagatggaacgagtgtaccGGGATTCCTTATGCCgcactaattttgaatttttgatatcaaaattcaaacttcaattgatagaccgaaacttgatagttgataatacttgaatacttgataattgataccacacttcacttgaataattgatatttgataataataattttgtaatggctaaactaaataattgatgaaacttgaaataataaataattgagaatttgagatttgagaatttaagaactataatatcaagagagaattgagagtttgatacttgagagagaattagagtagtaagagagtgaatttgtgagaaaaaatgaagaagaagaggggTTATTTATAGATTTTGGGGTGGGAGGGCTATATTATTAATGGGGGGGCCGAAATTGGCCATTTCTGCAATTTCTGGCCGTTCCCCAACGGTCATTTCTGAATTTGACCGTTGGGAACGGtccaatttaatttaaaaaaaaattcaaacggaAACCGGGTTGCTAACGAGCTGCAGCCCGTGTTCAGCCCGTTAAGGAAATTCGGGTTAATTCGGGTTTAACGGGTTCGGGGCACCGTTAGTCTAAACGTGAACGTACACAATCCGGCCCCCGGCCCAACGTGAACAGTAGCGGACTGAACCGGGCTGACCCGGGTTGAAGCGGGCTGAAAACGGGTCAGCCCAGCCCGATTAACACCCATATACTACTTTATGGCCTTGATTTGAACatgtaaaaaatgaaaataaaaggataaatGTAACAACTGCCATAGTTGATGGTTCCCAGAAACCTCATAAACTGTTTTTCTTCTTCCCCGAGTGTTCTTGTGATAATCCAATACCAATTAGTTACAACAATGTCAAAAGGGTGGTAACATTTGACGAGTTAACCAACCAGTTGACAAGCCACAACGGAAATAATTGAGCGGATCATTTCTAACAACGCAAAGGGCATGGTCACCGATTTCTGTAAAAACTGTAGTCACTCAAAGAGCAAGACACAGTCGGCAGTTAGAAAGGTAGAGCACCAAGTGGCAGATTCTTCTGAATAACCATGAAAAGAAAACTTATTAcagtccccatgtctaaaagaCAGACAACAAAATCAATATGGTAAAACTTTTCTAAGGAAGAGGAAGGAAGAAAGAGACCTATGTATGGAGAGGAGTAGGACAGAGCATATAAACCTGTAAAGCCCACCCAAACCCATCATCCCACAAGAAAAAGCTAAGGTTATATTTACAAGTTTATTCAGCAAGAAGCAACTATGGGTCCAAAGGCCAAACAGTATCTGGAAAATCTGTTCTTCGGCCTGCAAGGGAATAATAGGCAAGTATATGAGCTGGATGCTCAGCAATTCCTGCACTGGTAATCACACGTCTTGCAGGTATCAACTCAATATTCCAGAATGGGCGTGCCATCATCAAGAGATCCCAACCACTCGAAGATGGACTGAATCCTTGGATCCACAAGTACCTTAGCGATTTCAGCTGCAGAGCAGCATAAGCCAATGCACGTTCGGTAAAACGACAGCCTCTCATTTCAAGCTTTTGCAGGCTAGGACATCCCCTCAAAAACTCCATAAGTCCTTCATCAGATTCCCCAACATATCCCAGAAGCATCCATCTCACATTTTGGCTGTTTTGACCGATATATTTGAGACCCACATCTGTGAGACCCCCAGACCTGAGATAGAGAGCAAATCTTTTAAGCCTTTGGCAACCTCTTAGTAAAGAGCGGACACCATTATCAAGCGGCAGTTCTGTTATTGTTACTTCACGATCGAGTAGAACCAACCGAAAATCACACAGATTTTTCAGATTTGTGCCAATATTTTCCAATGCTTCATTAGTAATATCAGATACATAAACAGCCATGTATTCTAGTTCAATGCACCCTTGGGCCAAAGCAATCAATCCTCTCTGTGTCACTGCACCTTCTTCGTCCTCCATTTCCTGTTCATCTGCTCCTCGCTCAATCCTGAGTCTCTTTAATCTCTTGCAAAACTGGGCAAGCACTTCCATTCCTCTATCCCCAACAACATTCCTTGCCTGTTCACGATGACAAAAACACTgataaataattttcttaaagagTACCCCACATAGACTTATTTACTCCAGCCATAACATTTTTTTTTAACTCCAGCCATAACTTCTTCCTCCCATCTCGATTTTCTTTATCGTTTTTCAGAAGAAATGCAGGTCATATTTCTGATGTAGAACCATAAAAATTACAAGCAGTTATTTTACTaagaataaaaaagaattaaaaaaatgtGAATATACTTATATATACGATTAAACAGAATTGTACAAACATAAATAGAAATATATACTAGACTCATGGAAGTCAATCAATTAtagaatatgctttcaaacatCTTCAGCTAACCAAGCAGAATAGCTGTAACATTTTTAGACAAAAATTGATccaaaaaggaaaagcaaaacaTAATGTCCATCTTCATCAAATATTCACTTCCTGATTTTACGACTACTATCACAGCAAAAGCAGAACAATTGTGCCAGTGTCAATAACAGCTATGTACAAAGATATATGGCCAATTTGcgtagaagaaaagaaaagtgagaaAAGCTGAGATTCAACCTCAAGTATTTCCAAGTTGGGACACTTTTGCAGTAAGAAACAATGGGCTTCCGTGTCAAGAAATGCATAAAGAAGATCCAATTTCTTCAAACGAGAAGCAATAGGAAAGAAAATGTGCATTTCATTTATTCCTAAGTACGTCGGACCCAAGTGGCATAACCTTTGAGGAAATGATACAGCGGAATATCTTCCGAATTGCTCGTTATAGCCATTCTCAGCAGCAGGTTCTGTTGGCTCACTAAATGAACCCCCACCAAATTCCTCCAATGCAACTGCAGCTTTGAAGAAACCAATAAGATTTGAAATATCACATTCACTAATTTTTACCGAGACAAGAGAGGGACAGTTTTTTGCTATCAGTTCAAGGTCTTCAGCATTCACTCTGCCAAGATAAGTCTGGTAAAAGTTCAGATTTTCAAGAACTGTATTGTTCAAGGCTAGTTCATGTATCCATTCTCCATCATTCTCAACTATAGTACTCTCTTCCAGAAACAATGTTTTTAAACTCCTGCAGGATAAAAGGGCTACATGAGAACcacatagacaaaaaggcaacaaaattgaaagcacaACTAAGCTTGTCATAACACTCCTAAGAAATTCTTTGAGCGGCATGACAGGTCTAGCAAAAGATTAAAACCAAAGGAGTGTAGTATAAGGAAACAGAGAGAAATGtaagaaaactcttattaggcacatgcctagtacttcttcaatgagatggacatcatcaatctccccctccagtctcattcatccagaggaggtagcactgtcttctagtttgagtgcatgccgacaagttctttgcatagctcgaacttgttcctTGGTATAAGGAAACAGAGAGAAATGTTGATTTCCGCTCACAATTCTCTCTTGTTTAATGCAGTCCTCAAATAAGCAATTATTCAATATCTCCTCTATTAGGTAAATAAAGCTTACTTAGAGGGAATGTCAATAAAGCTTCAAAATAAAGCAGGTGCATCACATAACGCATTAGTGCAAAGATGCTGGCAACTCGCCAATAGGCCAATTTGGACCACTTATCCAATTAGACCTATAGATTCTGTCACACTACAAGGCCCTCTGCATCTATCAGAAGATGGAATATCATCGAGCAAAAAACTAGTTCAAGCTTTTAGTCATAAGCTTACCTTTAACTCATGCTGTATGCTACAAACTTAGAGATTAACACACTTAGGAATGCTTACAACACGTCCTACCACAAGGGTTGACATGCCAGGTCAATGCTTAAGACTTGACCAGATGCGGTGACCACGAAATTTTGCATAGACTCTACTTCGTTCACAAGCATATCACCAGCGCAATCTTTATTAAATGTAGCATCAATGGAATCAGTAAAACTTAAAGACATTTTTTCCTCCATATCAGAGGGCAATGACTTAGCACAGTCAGACAGCTCTAGGAAAACAGATTCAAGTCATCATTACCAAGAACTACCAATAAAAATGATTGTTGAGGAAACCTACATGATCCAATGGGTCCAAATGACTTCTAGAGAGAACCTTAAGAATTTCATCAACATAAATTCCACTCATACTCCTATTTTAGCAGTCACCATGAACAGTCCAAAGAAATACCTCTTTCAAACTCTAACCCACTCAGAATCACAAGATAATTTAATTCTTGTAACACTGACATGGAAACCATGGCAATATACTATTTACAATTTTAGAAACTAGATCCCGAGAACCATGGAGCCCATCACCTAAAAGTTTTGGTTAAACCAGAGAGCAATGAACTTGAATAGTATACTTCTAGGCAAACATAAGCAAAAGATAGACTCTCTTAAactggaaaaaggaaaagaagtagGCCCAATAGCACCAGTAAATCAAAAGCTTCAAGCATTCCGAACCACATCACATTGAAACCAGATTCATAACTGTCATGCTTCACCATTGTGTGCAATACACCAACTGTCCTAATCAATCtgcatatgcaatcaagtttgaATTGTATTTGTGCATATTGATCCCTatatccttttcctttttctttattttttcttttgttatagtGATCCCTATAACCTAAGTTGTTGCACGATTCCGTTCCTCTCTTTATCAACACAAAATCCTACAGAATTCAATGAAAGTCCTctggtttttttattttattttatttatagttttaccCTTTCCTAATCTTAGAAGTTCACTTCCACTATCATACAAACTGGCTTGCAAGCAATTCAATCCTCACGGACATTTGAAGACTTCAACAGCTTGAAATAAAAGCGACAATAACTTCACGCGTTAAAACTAGAGaataattttacataaaaaataaatagaacagaactggaaaaaaaaaagaaacttatTTGTATGTCGAAAAACAATAAATTTATAATTTCAGGGAACAAAACTTAATCTTAACAGAGTAATTACCAACAAGTAAAATGAAGAAGAGGTGGAATACCTGCAGGAACGACAAACAGTGAGAAGACCATCCGTAGAAAATCCAGAACACTTATCCAGTTTGAGAGACTGAAATAGTTTACCACGCGTATGCGCGAGGAGTTCGAGATCCGAATCGCTAACAATCATACGGCGGAAGTGAAGCGCCTTTAACCGAGCAAAGGACCTACTAATCTCGTGAACCCAAGGCGTAGCATATCCTCCCCAATCCTCAGGAATCAAATTAAACATAGAAGCGCGTGGCTTCCCTTTGAGCTTGAGTGACTCCAGTTGAGGGAACCTTCTAGAAAGCTGCTCCGGCTTCGCTGCATAACACAAAGCCATAGTTATGCGCTGCCGAGTGATGGCGTCGATCTCGTGCCACCTCCTGCATACCAACGACACCGCATCCCTGTCACGCGAGTCCTGTACGTACGGTATCACGCACACCCATACGGTATCGTATATCACCGCTGGATTCACGTTCCGCTCCTCCATAGTTTAAAAGACACTTGTAACTGAAGAGAAAAGCAAAAGTTAATTGGAAGAAATGAAAGGAACTGGGAGAACTAGTCCATGACTAGAAGAAGAAACCAAGGCTATTTGAACAGAGAGAGAGAAATGGAGAGAGGTCCCCATTCACCATTTTTGTTGGTGCGCTTCAAACGTAAGAAATTGGAGAGAAGGACAAGGGAAGGATTAAAGAAATAATATAAGGATGAAATAAAATAAGCTTGAAGGTGGTGACAGGTTGGAAGAAACAAAAGATGATGCGTAACCAATCGGGTTACAACAAGTTGTAAACTAAATACTCTCCCTCCCCCCACCCCCAAAATAATGCAAGGTGTTTATGGTTGGGTTTGGATgaatttttctctaaaaataaatcaaaccaaataagttggtttttcaaatattagaaccaaatcaaactaattaagtcggttttttctcgattcggtttatgttgttttttgtttttttcggttatttgtcgtttttttcttaaatataagacgtACACTACCAACACATatttcggcgaccacattttaacgtaacactatcaaatcaattgccctttgagaaatctattattttccaagatatattgatgataattaaattaaatagtgatgaataatttaaggactcaattaaaaatatattatttttaacatgaaatagattcttacacttaacaaaagaaagctaccaatcaaactagaatataaaggcaaagaattgtactaaaagtgcaaacgattaacattTATTATAAagtttttgaaactttgtataaaagtatacctatatataggtgtaattctaaatttaaaatagctactcctaaattcggtttggttcgattttttttttattaaaaccaaaatcaaaccaaatttgatcggtttttaaatttcaaaaccaaaaccaaaccaaaccaaaaagtatcagtttttttggtcggtttggtttggttttcgctttggttcgatttttcggatttttatgaacacccctaaatGCAAGCATAAGTTCTGTCCATTACTAATACCTTATTTGGTAtatctttttaatttttgtataactaatacttacattaattatatattatacttgGTATTATACTATGTATAAGTAATACATAGAAAACCATAACATTAGTAATACCAaagctattaatgcatgcattagtatggttaaagataAAGTTATCCTTAAAATCTCTTAAAGCTAGATAATATGGAGGAtatttttggaaataattatttttcttaaaaattatgcaatgcataaTATTTAATACACCACAACAAacagtagataagaaataatatctgcataactaatgcttgcattactaccCCATTCATTACTAATCCCTGTATTACTAATACAActtattccgcactattcttatacatCTTACCAAACGATCCCTACCCCTTTTATGTGGGATTATATATTTGGACATCAAATATTAGAAAGAaagaaattcttttaaaatatattatttaaacaAAGTGATGAGAAtcaaattgtgatgtcttttttcTTTTGCTAGACAATGATGATAGTGAATTTGTGAATGGTGATGCTTTGTGTGAAGAAGCAACCAAAAAAAGGGTCAAATTAGAAAAATTGGGAGAGCTGATtggttaaaaaattatatttcattcatactaataaaaatgaataaaaagaaTTGTtacgaaaaaaattaaaatagggaGTTAAGGGTAATCTTATAAATCACAAGGGAGATTATTCTGATGGAGCATACCATGATTGGAGGTCTTTTAAATTAttctaataaaaaataaaattaa belongs to Nicotiana tabacum cultivar K326 chromosome 6, ASM71507v2, whole genome shotgun sequence and includes:
- the LOC107815229 gene encoding coronatine-insensitive protein 1; protein product: MEERNVNPAVIYDTVWVCVIPYVQDSRDRDAVSLVCRRWHEIDAITRQRITMALCYAAKPEQLSRRFPQLESLKLKGKPRASMFNLIPEDWGGYATPWVHEISRSFARLKALHFRRMIVSDSDLELLAHTRGKLFQSLKLDKCSGFSTDGLLTVCRSCRSLKTLFLEESTIVENDGEWIHELALNNTVLENLNFYQTYLGRVNAEDLELIAKNCPSLVSVKISECDISNLIGFFKAAVALEEFGGGSFSEPTEPAAENGYNEQFGRYSAVSFPQRLCHLGPTYLGINEMHIFFPIASRLKKLDLLYAFLDTEAHCFLLQKCPNLEILEARNVVGDRGMEVLAQFCKRLKRLRIERGADEQEMEDEEGAVTQRGLIALAQGCIELEYMAVYVSDITNEALENIGTNLKNLCDFRLVLLDREVTITELPLDNGVRSLLRGCQRLKRFALYLRSGGLTDVGLKYIGQNSQNVRWMLLGYVGESDEGLMEFLRGCPSLQKLEMRGCRFTERALAYAALQLKSLRYLWIQGFSPSSSGWDLLMMARPFWNIELIPARRVITSAGIAEHPAHILAYYSLAGRRTDFPDTVWPLDP